In a single window of the Acyrthosiphon pisum isolate AL4f chromosome X, pea_aphid_22Mar2018_4r6ur, whole genome shotgun sequence genome:
- the LOC107882431 gene encoding uncharacterized protein LOC107882431, producing the protein MWNHFNTDGARTINHLEGWHAALNKAVGRPKPNIFILIKELKNQQTNFELDLIAQKNCNRPQKMKTKYKKLEERLSFAKESSRLQNGAISILEYMDAVMFHLHL; encoded by the exons ATGTGGAATCATTTTAATACAGATGGAGCAAGGACCATAAACCACCTTGAAGGATGGCATGCAGCTCTTAACAAAGCTGTTGGTAGACCAaagccaaatatttttattttaatcaaagagCTGAAAAACCAACAAACAAACTTTGAGCTTGATCTCATAGCGCAAAAAAACTGCAATCGGCCACAAAAgatgaaaacaaaatacaaaaaattagaaGAAAGATTATCATTTGCAAAAGAAAG TTCTAGGCTACAAAATGGTGCGATTTCTATCTTGGAGTACATGGACGCCGTAATGTTtcatttacatttgtaa